A stretch of Oncorhynchus mykiss isolate Arlee chromosome 12, USDA_OmykA_1.1, whole genome shotgun sequence DNA encodes these proteins:
- the nupr1b gene encoding nuclear protein 1b — MSSFVDVKNVEPTYFEEQHYDEYEYYNLSEKYTCCASRKGRSKKEASDNTNRPNPGGHERKLVEKLQNTEKKAKA; from the exons ATGTCAAGCTTCGTAGACGTGAAGAATGTTGAGCCAACTTACTTTGAAGAACAACACTATGACGAATATGAATACTATAACCTTTCAGAAAAATACACAT GCTGCGCTAGCCGCAAGGGGCGGTCAAAGAAGGAAGCCAGCGACAATACCAACCGCCCCAACCCCGGAGGACACGAGCGCAAGCTCGTAGAGAAACTTCAGAACACTGAAAAGAAAGCCAAGGCGTGA